The proteins below are encoded in one region of Takifugu rubripes chromosome 1, fTakRub1.2, whole genome shotgun sequence:
- the mettl5 gene encoding rRNA N(6)-adenosine-methyltransferase METTL5 isoform X1 — protein sequence MKLKELESCLQQVDVFEEPKILFEQYPTSPHIAACMLYTIQSTFDDIKGKVVADLGCGCGVLSIGAAILGAGFCVGFDIDDDALEIFRSNAEEFEISNVDLVQSDLCSLQPEAYAQKFDTVIMNPPFGTKHNQGMDMKFLRTALTMAQTAVYSLHKTSTREHIQKKANDWGVKMEVIAELRYDLPASYKFHKKKSVDIEVDFIRFSHT from the exons ATGAAATTAAAAGAATTGGAGAGTTGCTTACAGCAAGTGGACGTCTTTGAAGAGCCCAAAATTCTCTTTGAGCAATATCCAACCAGTCCTCACATTGCTG CATGCATGCTCTATACGATCCAGAGTACGTTTGATGATATTAAAGGTAAAGTTGTAGCCGATCTGGGATGTGGCTGTGGAGTCCTAAGCATCGGAGCTGCGATTCTTGGTGCGGG CTTCTGTGTGGGTTTTGATATTGACGATGACGCCCTTGAAATCTTTAGGAGCAATGCCGAAGAGTTTGAGATTTCTAACGTCGATCTGGTCCAAAGTGacctctgctctctgcagccagaaGCTTATGCACAAAAGTTTGACACGGTTATTATGAATCCGCCTTTTGGTACAAAGCACAATCAAG GTATGGACATGAAGTTTCTGCGAACAGCTTTAACAATGGCCCAGACTGCGGTGTACTCGCTTCATAAAACATCAACTCGAGAA CACATACAAAAGAAAGCCAATGACTGGGGAGTAAAGATGGAAGTAATAGCAG AGCTCAGATATGATTTACCAGCATCTTACAAGTTCCACAAAAAGAAATCG gTTGACATAGAGGTCGACTTCATACGGTTCTCACATACCTGA
- the mettl5 gene encoding rRNA N(6)-adenosine-methyltransferase METTL5 isoform X2: MTTACMLYTIQSTFDDIKGKVVADLGCGCGVLSIGAAILGAGFCVGFDIDDDALEIFRSNAEEFEISNVDLVQSDLCSLQPEAYAQKFDTVIMNPPFGTKHNQGMDMKFLRTALTMAQTAVYSLHKTSTREHIQKKANDWGVKMEVIAELRYDLPASYKFHKKKSVDIEVDFIRFSHT, translated from the exons ATGACCACAG CATGCATGCTCTATACGATCCAGAGTACGTTTGATGATATTAAAGGTAAAGTTGTAGCCGATCTGGGATGTGGCTGTGGAGTCCTAAGCATCGGAGCTGCGATTCTTGGTGCGGG CTTCTGTGTGGGTTTTGATATTGACGATGACGCCCTTGAAATCTTTAGGAGCAATGCCGAAGAGTTTGAGATTTCTAACGTCGATCTGGTCCAAAGTGacctctgctctctgcagccagaaGCTTATGCACAAAAGTTTGACACGGTTATTATGAATCCGCCTTTTGGTACAAAGCACAATCAAG GTATGGACATGAAGTTTCTGCGAACAGCTTTAACAATGGCCCAGACTGCGGTGTACTCGCTTCATAAAACATCAACTCGAGAA CACATACAAAAGAAAGCCAATGACTGGGGAGTAAAGATGGAAGTAATAGCAG AGCTCAGATATGATTTACCAGCATCTTACAAGTTCCACAAAAAGAAATCG gTTGACATAGAGGTCGACTTCATACGGTTCTCACATACCTGA
- the ssb gene encoding lupus La protein — protein sequence MAENREDMSPTEMKVVRQIEYYFGDHNLPRDKFLKEQIQLDDGWVTLETMLKFNRLKTLTTESSFIVAALQKSKTGLLEISEDKTKIRRSLDKPLPEINDDYKDALKHKSVYIKGFPLESTLDEIQEWLSGKGNIENIQMRKTLQKKFKGSVFICFDTEESSKQFLERSDIKSYKDNEMLVLSREDYHAKKAEERKQLKAENKAKNRQDKEQQQKDTEEKAMDMLLGEKTGCLLKFSGELEDVSREDFHELFSGHGKIKWVDFTRGAKEGALLFDCNAKEAFDKAKEANGGELKVKDSSVTWQLLEGDEEKEALKRIIEAQQETQRNKGRGRGRSGGRGRGGRRGRGGRDHGGTQFKGKKTKFDSDDEDEVPTAPKRELEDGDGPAAKVPKTENGS from the exons ATGGCAGAAAATCGAGAAGACATGTCTCCAACTGAAATGAAAGTCGTACGGCAAATTGAG TACTACTTTGGAGATCATAATCTTCCAAGAGACAAGTTTCTGAAAGAACAAATACAGCTTGATGACGGCTGGGTGACTTTGGAGACGATGCTCAAGTTTAACAG ACTAAAGACTTTAACTACAGAAAGCAGCTTCATTGTTGCAGCTCTCCAGAAATCAAAGACGGGTCTTTTGGAAATTAGTGAAGACAAGACCAAAATCAGAAGATCTCTAGACAAACCCTTACCTGAAATCAATGATGACTACAAAGATGCTCTTAAACACAAATCTGTATACATT AAAGGGTTTCCCCTGGAAAGCACCCTTGATGAGATTCAAGAATGGCTCAGTGGAAAAGGAAACATAGAAAACATTCAGATGAGAAAAACCCTACAAAAGAAATTTAAG GGATCAGTGTTCATCTGCTTTGACACAGAGGAGTCATCAAAGCAGTTCCTGGAACGATCAGACATCAAATCTTACAAAGATAACGAGATGCTCGTGTTATCGAG AGAAGATTATCATGCCAAGAAAGCCGAAGAGAGAAAACAGTTAAAAGCAGAGAACAAAGCGAAAAACCGACA agacaaagaacagcagcagaaggacaCAGAAGAGAAGGCGATG gACATGCTTCTGGGTGAAAAGACTGGATGCTTGTTAAAGTTTTCAGGAGAACTGGAAGATGTTTCAAGAGAGGATTTCCACGAATTGTTCTCTGGACACGGAAAGATAAAGTGGGTTGATTTTACGAGAGGGGCCAAAGAG GGTGCCCTGCTTTTTGATTGCAATGCAAAAGAAGCATTTGATAAGGCCAAAGAGGCAAATGGAGGAGAACTGAAGGTCAAGGACAGCAGTGTTACCTGGCAGTTATTGGAAGGAGATGAGGAAAAAGAGGCGCTGAAAAGGATAATTGAAGCTCAGCAGGAAACGCAAAGGAATAAAGGCAGAG GCAGAGGACGATCAGGTggtagaggaagaggaggccgaagaggaagaggaggaagagatcaTGGCGGAACGCAGTTCAAGGGCAAAAAGACTAAAtttgacagtgatgatgaagatgaag TGCCTACAGCCCCCAAGAGAGAACTTGAAGATGGTGATGGGCCTGCAGCAAAGGTCCCCAAAACTGAAAATGGATCTTAG
- the klhl23 gene encoding kelch-like protein 23 — MMSHQQDEGYTYDFCDEGHAAELLCALRQFYVSGLFTDVTLQCGESGQVLHCHRALLSAHSSYFKVMFTADMKERSNSVIKLSGVDPEVLGALVDYVYTAQVRITEGTVQSLLEAADLLQFIAVKRACEEFLVRLLDVDNCLGMHAFAHLHLCCSLEREARRMMLNRFPDLLQQEEFLELHCDQMKSLLAASFSVQRDDVLVDAVDKWITHDLDNRVHHAADLLHSIHMELDEIYFKATLDVHRQRILSSEGKFKSLMSQALRSNGKNVSVNRKMSSSMYVIGGYYWHPLCEVHIWEPVSNTWVQGKDMPDHARESYSVTLLGAKIYVTGGYRTNTVEALDTVSVYNCDYDEWTEACPMITARYYHCSVAMHGCIYAIGGYRGGAPEQATEFYDPLKKKWFSTAKMIQGVGNATACVMNDKIYVTGGHYGYRGNCTYETVQVYRPDVNKWSVITTTPHPEYGLCSVSLENMLYLVGGQTTVADCYNTVSDEWRTISVMKERRMECGAVVINGCIYVTGGYSYSKGTYLQSIEKYDPQLDSWEIVGTLPSPTRSHGCVCVFSV; from the exons ATGATGTCACACCAGCAGGATGAGGGCTACACGTATGATTTCTGTGACGAGGGGCACGCAGCAGAGCTCCTGTGCGCCTTGAGGCAATTCTACGTCAGCGGTTTGTTTACCGACGTTACTCTCCAATGTGGCGAATCCGGACAGGTGCTTCACTGCCACAGGGCGCTGCTGTCTGCCCACAGCTCCTATTTCAAAGTCATGTTCACAGCTGACATGAAGGAGAGATCCAACAGCGTCATCAAACTCTCTGGGGTGGACCCCGAGGTTCTGGGAGCGCTGGTGGACTATGTGTACACCGCTCAGGTGCGCATCACGGAGGGCACGGTGCAGAGCCtcctggaggctgcagacctCCTGCAGTTTATTGCTGTGAAACGTGCATGCGAGGAGTTTCTCGTCCGGCTCTTGGATGTGGACAACTGTCTCGGCATGCACGCCTTTGCTCACCTGCACCTCTGTTGCAGCTTGGAGAGGGAGGCCCGCAGGATGATGCTGAACAGGTTCCCagatctcctgcagcaggaggagttCCTGGAGCTGCACTGTGACCAGATGAAATCTCTTTTGGCTGCGAGCTTCAGTGTGCAGAGGGACGACGTGTTGGTAGACGCTGTAGACAAGTGGATAACTCATGACTTGGATAACCGTGTGCATCATGCTGCAGATTTACTGCACTCTATCCATATGGAACTGGATGAGATCTACTTCAAAGCTACTTTAGATGTGCACAGACAGCGTATCTTGAGCAGTGAAGGAAAGTTTAAATCTCTAATGAGTCAAGCTTTAAGATCCAATGGCAAGAATGTGTCTGTGAACAGAAAAATGTCTTCCAGCATGTATGTGATCGGTGGGTACTACTGGCACCCGCTGTGCGAGGTTCACATATGGGAGCCTGTCAGCAACACGTGGGTGCAAGGGAAAGACATGCCTGATCATGCAAGAGAGAGTTACAGCGTCACACTCCTGGGAGCCAAGATCTATGTCACTGGTGGCTACAGGACCAACACAGTCGAAGCTCTGGACACAGTCTCGGTTTATAACTGTGACTATGATGAATGGACAGAGGCTTGTCCCATGATCACAGCGAGGTACTACCACTGTTCTGTGGCCATGCATGGATGCATTTATGCCATTGGAGGCTACAGAGGAGGTGCTCCCGAACAAGCAACAGAATTTTATGATCCACTGAAAAAGAAATGGTTCTCTACAGCCAAAATGATTCAAG GTGTTGGAAACGCGACTGCCTGTGTGATGAATGACAAAATCTACGTGACCGGTGGTCATTACGGTTACAGAGGAAACTGCACTTATGAGACCGTCCAGGTCTATAGGCCAGACGTCAACAAGTGGAGTGTCATCACAACAACCCCCCATCCAG agtACGGTCTGTGTTCAGTATCCCTGGAGAATATGTTGTATTTAGTGGGCGGACAGACCACTGTTGCGGACTGCTACAACACAGTCAGTGACGAGTGGAGGACCATATCtgtgatgaaggagaggaggatggagtgtGGAGCCGTGGTCATCAACGGTTGCATTTACGTCACGGGGGGTTACTCTTACTCCAAAGGGACTTATCTGCAGAGCATTGAGAAGTATGACCCTCAGCTGGACTCATGGGAGATTGTGGGGACTTTGCCCAGTCCGACTAGGTCAcatggatgtgtttgtgttttcagtgtttag